A genomic region of Alligator mississippiensis isolate rAllMis1 chromosome 6, rAllMis1, whole genome shotgun sequence contains the following coding sequences:
- the POLL gene encoding DNA polymerase lambda isoform X1 translates to MLPAGIVKAFPKRKKARDGAEQVPPKMQKEPEAGGPEDWLASVTAYVLPAGMGRARAEIFHKHIVQRGGRVRSQPSPEVTHIIVNEGMDGGRALRLLRLAALPPSVRLVTAAWLSTCISERKLLSTAGYDVSVPDSPHMPSSAQLHVVGGRSLDAPERQTCQTSPLGNGETQPQAWIEAPGPEAEAQADTLEQLPAQEAGPPVQRVSEDEGSDGEEPSVTPADLEALILGHYPSTPSEGSAAAPPPVGKWVCAQSSHTKKENHNQCITEKLEVLAKAYSIQGDKWRALGYAKAISALKSYHKPVMSYEEACKIPGIGKRMAEKIQEILASGHLRKLDHISESVPVLEVFSNIWGAGVKTAQMWYQQGFRTLDEIRTKASLTSQQAIGLKHYEDFLERMPRAEAAEIEQRVREAAQALDPGLVCVACGSYRRGKPSCGDVDVLVTHPDGRSHRGIFAKLLNSLWRSGFLTDDLVSQEDNGSQKKYLGVCRLPGPGRHHRRLDIIVAPYAEFGCALLYFTGSAYFNRSMRALAKTKGMSLSEHALSTAVVRGPRGTKLAPGFALPTPTERDVFAMLGLPYREPPERDW, encoded by the exons ATGCTGCCCGCCGGCATTGTCAAAGCCTTTCCCAAGAGGAAGAAGGCGCGGGATGGGGCGGAGCAGGTCCCCCCGAAGATGCAGAAGGAGCCGGAGGCGGGGGGCCCCGAGG ACTGGCTGGCGTCTGTCACTGCCTACGTGCTGCCGGCGGGAATGGGCCGGGCCAGGGCTGAGATCTTCCACAAGCACATCGTGCAGCGTGGGGGCCGTGTCCGCAGCCAGCCCTCCCCAGAGGTGACGCACATCATCGTGAACGAAGGCATGGATGGAGGCCGGGCGCTGCGGCTCCTGCGACTGGCTGCGCTGCCCCCCAGCGTGCGGCTGGTGACGGCCGCCTGGCTGAGCACGTGCATCTCCGAGCGGAAGCTGCTGAGTACCGCTGGGTACGACGTCTCGGTCCCAGACAG TCCTCACAtgcccagctctgctcagctccatgTGGTTGGTGGCAGGTCCCTGGATGCACCGGAGAGGCAGACATGCCAGACGTCTCCCCTGGGCAATGGGGAGACCCAGCCCCAGGCATGGATTGAGGCCCCGGGACCAGAGGCTGAAGCACAGGCGGACACCTTGGAGCAGCTGCCAGCACAGGAGGCAGGACCTCCGGTGCAG AGGGTCTCTGAGGATGAGGGAAGCGACGGGGAGGAGCCCAGTGTCACCCCAGCTGACCTGGAGGCGCTGATTTTGGGGCATTACCCCTCAACCCCATCTGAAGGCTCtgcagcagcccccccacccgTCGGCAAGTGGGTCTGTGCTCAATCCTCGCACACCAAGAAGGAGAATCACAACCAGTGCATCACAGAGAAGCTGGAGGTGCTGGCGAAAGCCTACAGCATCCAGGGGGACAAGTGGAGGGCCCTGGGCTATGCCAAAGCCATCAGTGCCCTCAAGAGCTACCACAAGCCGGTCATGTCCTACGAG GAAGCCTGCAAGATCCCTGGCATCGGGAAGCGGATGGCAGAGAAGATCCAGGAGATCCTGGCCAGTGGGCACCTGCGGAAGCTGGACCACATCAGTGAGAGCGTGCCTGTGCTGGAGGTCTTCTCCAACATCTGGGGCGCAGGTGTCAAGACCGCCCAGATGTGGTACCAGCAG GGCTTCCGGACGCTGGATGAGATCCGCACCAAGGCCtccctcaccagccagcaggccaTCGGCTTGAAGCACTACGAGGACTTCCTGGAGCGCATGCCCCGTGCAGAGGCGGCTGAGATAGAGCAGAGG GTGCGGGAGGCGGCCCAGGCCCTGGATCCTGGGCTGGTGTGCGTGGCCTGCGGCTCCTATCGCCGCGgcaagcccagctgtggggacgTGGACGTTCTGGTGACCCACCCCGATGGGCGCTCTCATCGTGGCATCTTTGCCAAGCTGCTCAACAGCCTCTGGCGCAGCG gCTTCCTCACTGATGACCTGGTGAGCCAGGAGGACAACGGCAGTCAGAAGAAATACTTGGGCGTGTGCCGGCTGCCCGGGCCGGGTCGGCACCACCGGCGCCTGGACATCATCGTGGCGCCCTACGCCGAGTTTGGCTGTGCCCTCCTCTACTTCACCGGCTCGGCCTACTTCAACCGCTCCATGCGGGCACTGGCCAAGACCAAGGGCATGAGCCTGTCGGAGCACGCACTCAGCACGGCTGTGGTCCGTGGCCCCAGGGGCACCAAGCTAGCACCCGGCTTCGCCCTGCCTACCCCCACTGAGAGGGATGTCTTTGCCATGCTGGGGCTGCCCTACCGTGAGCCGCCCGAGCGAGACTGGTGA
- the POLL gene encoding DNA polymerase lambda isoform X3: MGRARAEIFHKHIVQRGGRVRSQPSPEVTHIIVNEGMDGGRALRLLRLAALPPSVRLVTAAWLSTCISERKLLSTAGYDVSVPDSPHMPSSAQLHVVGGRSLDAPERQTCQTSPLGNGETQPQAWIEAPGPEAEAQADTLEQLPAQEAGPPVQRVSEDEGSDGEEPSVTPADLEALILGHYPSTPSEGSAAAPPPVGKWVCAQSSHTKKENHNQCITEKLEVLAKAYSIQGDKWRALGYAKAISALKSYHKPVMSYEEACKIPGIGKRMAEKIQEILASGHLRKLDHISESVPVLEVFSNIWGAGVKTAQMWYQQGFRTLDEIRTKASLTSQQAIGLKHYEDFLERMPRAEAAEIEQRVREAAQALDPGLVCVACGSYRRGKPSCGDVDVLVTHPDGRSHRGIFAKLLNSLWRSGFLTDDLVSQEDNGSQKKYLGVCRLPGPGRHHRRLDIIVAPYAEFGCALLYFTGSAYFNRSMRALAKTKGMSLSEHALSTAVVRGPRGTKLAPGFALPTPTERDVFAMLGLPYREPPERDW, encoded by the exons ATGGGCCGGGCCAGGGCTGAGATCTTCCACAAGCACATCGTGCAGCGTGGGGGCCGTGTCCGCAGCCAGCCCTCCCCAGAGGTGACGCACATCATCGTGAACGAAGGCATGGATGGAGGCCGGGCGCTGCGGCTCCTGCGACTGGCTGCGCTGCCCCCCAGCGTGCGGCTGGTGACGGCCGCCTGGCTGAGCACGTGCATCTCCGAGCGGAAGCTGCTGAGTACCGCTGGGTACGACGTCTCGGTCCCAGACAG TCCTCACAtgcccagctctgctcagctccatgTGGTTGGTGGCAGGTCCCTGGATGCACCGGAGAGGCAGACATGCCAGACGTCTCCCCTGGGCAATGGGGAGACCCAGCCCCAGGCATGGATTGAGGCCCCGGGACCAGAGGCTGAAGCACAGGCGGACACCTTGGAGCAGCTGCCAGCACAGGAGGCAGGACCTCCGGTGCAG AGGGTCTCTGAGGATGAGGGAAGCGACGGGGAGGAGCCCAGTGTCACCCCAGCTGACCTGGAGGCGCTGATTTTGGGGCATTACCCCTCAACCCCATCTGAAGGCTCtgcagcagcccccccacccgTCGGCAAGTGGGTCTGTGCTCAATCCTCGCACACCAAGAAGGAGAATCACAACCAGTGCATCACAGAGAAGCTGGAGGTGCTGGCGAAAGCCTACAGCATCCAGGGGGACAAGTGGAGGGCCCTGGGCTATGCCAAAGCCATCAGTGCCCTCAAGAGCTACCACAAGCCGGTCATGTCCTACGAG GAAGCCTGCAAGATCCCTGGCATCGGGAAGCGGATGGCAGAGAAGATCCAGGAGATCCTGGCCAGTGGGCACCTGCGGAAGCTGGACCACATCAGTGAGAGCGTGCCTGTGCTGGAGGTCTTCTCCAACATCTGGGGCGCAGGTGTCAAGACCGCCCAGATGTGGTACCAGCAG GGCTTCCGGACGCTGGATGAGATCCGCACCAAGGCCtccctcaccagccagcaggccaTCGGCTTGAAGCACTACGAGGACTTCCTGGAGCGCATGCCCCGTGCAGAGGCGGCTGAGATAGAGCAGAGG GTGCGGGAGGCGGCCCAGGCCCTGGATCCTGGGCTGGTGTGCGTGGCCTGCGGCTCCTATCGCCGCGgcaagcccagctgtggggacgTGGACGTTCTGGTGACCCACCCCGATGGGCGCTCTCATCGTGGCATCTTTGCCAAGCTGCTCAACAGCCTCTGGCGCAGCG gCTTCCTCACTGATGACCTGGTGAGCCAGGAGGACAACGGCAGTCAGAAGAAATACTTGGGCGTGTGCCGGCTGCCCGGGCCGGGTCGGCACCACCGGCGCCTGGACATCATCGTGGCGCCCTACGCCGAGTTTGGCTGTGCCCTCCTCTACTTCACCGGCTCGGCCTACTTCAACCGCTCCATGCGGGCACTGGCCAAGACCAAGGGCATGAGCCTGTCGGAGCACGCACTCAGCACGGCTGTGGTCCGTGGCCCCAGGGGCACCAAGCTAGCACCCGGCTTCGCCCTGCCTACCCCCACTGAGAGGGATGTCTTTGCCATGCTGGGGCTGCCCTACCGTGAGCCGCCCGAGCGAGACTGGTGA
- the POLL gene encoding DNA polymerase lambda isoform X2: MLPAGIVKAFPKRKKARDGAEQVPPKMQKEPEAGGPEDWLASVTAYVLPAGMGRARAEIFHKHIVQRGGRVRSQPSPEVTHIIVNEGMDGGRALRLLRLAALPPSVRLVTAAWLSTCISERKLLSTAGYDVSVPDRSLDAPERQTCQTSPLGNGETQPQAWIEAPGPEAEAQADTLEQLPAQEAGPPVQRVSEDEGSDGEEPSVTPADLEALILGHYPSTPSEGSAAAPPPVGKWVCAQSSHTKKENHNQCITEKLEVLAKAYSIQGDKWRALGYAKAISALKSYHKPVMSYEEACKIPGIGKRMAEKIQEILASGHLRKLDHISESVPVLEVFSNIWGAGVKTAQMWYQQGFRTLDEIRTKASLTSQQAIGLKHYEDFLERMPRAEAAEIEQRVREAAQALDPGLVCVACGSYRRGKPSCGDVDVLVTHPDGRSHRGIFAKLLNSLWRSGFLTDDLVSQEDNGSQKKYLGVCRLPGPGRHHRRLDIIVAPYAEFGCALLYFTGSAYFNRSMRALAKTKGMSLSEHALSTAVVRGPRGTKLAPGFALPTPTERDVFAMLGLPYREPPERDW; encoded by the exons ATGCTGCCCGCCGGCATTGTCAAAGCCTTTCCCAAGAGGAAGAAGGCGCGGGATGGGGCGGAGCAGGTCCCCCCGAAGATGCAGAAGGAGCCGGAGGCGGGGGGCCCCGAGG ACTGGCTGGCGTCTGTCACTGCCTACGTGCTGCCGGCGGGAATGGGCCGGGCCAGGGCTGAGATCTTCCACAAGCACATCGTGCAGCGTGGGGGCCGTGTCCGCAGCCAGCCCTCCCCAGAGGTGACGCACATCATCGTGAACGAAGGCATGGATGGAGGCCGGGCGCTGCGGCTCCTGCGACTGGCTGCGCTGCCCCCCAGCGTGCGGCTGGTGACGGCCGCCTGGCTGAGCACGTGCATCTCCGAGCGGAAGCTGCTGAGTACCGCTGGGTACGACGTCTCGGTCCCAGACAG GTCCCTGGATGCACCGGAGAGGCAGACATGCCAGACGTCTCCCCTGGGCAATGGGGAGACCCAGCCCCAGGCATGGATTGAGGCCCCGGGACCAGAGGCTGAAGCACAGGCGGACACCTTGGAGCAGCTGCCAGCACAGGAGGCAGGACCTCCGGTGCAG AGGGTCTCTGAGGATGAGGGAAGCGACGGGGAGGAGCCCAGTGTCACCCCAGCTGACCTGGAGGCGCTGATTTTGGGGCATTACCCCTCAACCCCATCTGAAGGCTCtgcagcagcccccccacccgTCGGCAAGTGGGTCTGTGCTCAATCCTCGCACACCAAGAAGGAGAATCACAACCAGTGCATCACAGAGAAGCTGGAGGTGCTGGCGAAAGCCTACAGCATCCAGGGGGACAAGTGGAGGGCCCTGGGCTATGCCAAAGCCATCAGTGCCCTCAAGAGCTACCACAAGCCGGTCATGTCCTACGAG GAAGCCTGCAAGATCCCTGGCATCGGGAAGCGGATGGCAGAGAAGATCCAGGAGATCCTGGCCAGTGGGCACCTGCGGAAGCTGGACCACATCAGTGAGAGCGTGCCTGTGCTGGAGGTCTTCTCCAACATCTGGGGCGCAGGTGTCAAGACCGCCCAGATGTGGTACCAGCAG GGCTTCCGGACGCTGGATGAGATCCGCACCAAGGCCtccctcaccagccagcaggccaTCGGCTTGAAGCACTACGAGGACTTCCTGGAGCGCATGCCCCGTGCAGAGGCGGCTGAGATAGAGCAGAGG GTGCGGGAGGCGGCCCAGGCCCTGGATCCTGGGCTGGTGTGCGTGGCCTGCGGCTCCTATCGCCGCGgcaagcccagctgtggggacgTGGACGTTCTGGTGACCCACCCCGATGGGCGCTCTCATCGTGGCATCTTTGCCAAGCTGCTCAACAGCCTCTGGCGCAGCG gCTTCCTCACTGATGACCTGGTGAGCCAGGAGGACAACGGCAGTCAGAAGAAATACTTGGGCGTGTGCCGGCTGCCCGGGCCGGGTCGGCACCACCGGCGCCTGGACATCATCGTGGCGCCCTACGCCGAGTTTGGCTGTGCCCTCCTCTACTTCACCGGCTCGGCCTACTTCAACCGCTCCATGCGGGCACTGGCCAAGACCAAGGGCATGAGCCTGTCGGAGCACGCACTCAGCACGGCTGTGGTCCGTGGCCCCAGGGGCACCAAGCTAGCACCCGGCTTCGCCCTGCCTACCCCCACTGAGAGGGATGTCTTTGCCATGCTGGGGCTGCCCTACCGTGAGCCGCCCGAGCGAGACTGGTGA